From a region of the Fischerella sp. JS2 genome:
- a CDS encoding ATP-binding cassette domain-containing protein, producing the protein MFQDIAVELRNVTFSRNQRPLVSNLNFSIPQGEALVLLGRSGSGKTTTMKLINRLFTPTHGEVLFYDIPTTQWDEIKLRRKIGYVIQETGLFPHFTVERNVGLVPSLEGWKPTQIKSRVYELLQLVGLEPEKFANRYPHELSGGQRQRIGVARALAADPPVLLMDEPFGALDPITRLELQQEFKRLQRELGKTVVFVTHDIQEAFVLASRIGLMHGGKLVVLETPAEFMRSQHPEALAFLQCLKPAL; encoded by the coding sequence ATGTTCCAGGATATTGCTGTTGAACTTCGTAATGTGACATTTAGCCGCAACCAGCGCCCTTTGGTATCAAATTTGAATTTCAGTATTCCTCAAGGAGAAGCGCTGGTATTACTCGGACGTAGTGGTAGCGGTAAAACTACGACGATGAAATTAATCAATCGCCTGTTTACACCCACTCACGGAGAAGTGCTATTTTATGATATTCCCACAACCCAGTGGGATGAAATTAAATTACGGCGCAAGATTGGTTATGTAATTCAAGAAACTGGTTTATTTCCCCATTTTACTGTTGAGCGTAATGTGGGTTTGGTTCCCTCCTTGGAAGGTTGGAAGCCCACACAAATCAAAAGCCGTGTTTATGAACTGTTGCAGTTAGTGGGATTAGAACCAGAGAAATTTGCCAATAGATATCCCCACGAACTGTCAGGAGGACAAAGACAACGAATTGGTGTAGCAAGGGCATTAGCAGCCGATCCGCCAGTGTTGTTGATGGATGAACCTTTTGGCGCCCTCGACCCAATTACACGACTGGAATTGCAACAAGAGTTTAAACGCTTACAAAGGGAATTAGGCAAAACGGTTGTTTTTGTGACTCACGATATTCAAGAAGCTTTTGTTTTGGCATCAAGAATTGGTTTAATGCATGGGGGAAAATTGGTAGTGTTGGAAACACCAGCAGAATTTATGCGTTCCCAACATCCAGAAGCCCTTGCCTTTTTGCAATGTCTGAAACCAGCCCTATGA
- a CDS encoding IS1 family transposase (programmed frameshift), producing MECPRCGSCHNRKNGKKRGKQNHICCDCGRQFIDVYKPPRGYSDEIKQECLKMYVNGMGFRGIERVKNVHHTTIIHWVKRVGTQLADTPNSKEIPQVGELDELETFIGFKKNKIWLWTAVNHFTQGILAWVLGDRSSTTFQQLWNIVQCWQSYFYVTDGYPVYPCFVPDGDQIVSKTYMTRVENENTRLRHYLARLHRKTLCYSKTEEMLRYSVRLLLHYLKYRSVPLPA from the exons ATGGAATGTCCACGCTGTGGATCTTGTCATAACCGTAAGAATGGAAAGAAAAGAGGTAAACAGAATCACATTTGCTGTGATTGTGGTCGTCAATTCATTGATGTCTATAAACCACCCAGGGGCTACTCGGATGAAATCAAACAAGAATGCCTAAAAATGTACGTCAATGGTATGGGATTTCGTGGAATTGAAAGGGTGAAAAACGTTCATCATACTACCATTATTCATTGGGTTAAACGAGTGGGTACACAATTGGCGGATACACCAAATTCAAAGGAAATTCCGCAGGTGGGAGAACTAGATGAATTAGAAACATTTATTGGTT TCAAAAAAAATAAAATCTGGTTGTGGACGGCGGTAAATCACTTTACTCAAGGTATTCTTGCTTGGGTTTTAGGTGATCGTAGTTCGACTACTTTCCAACAGTTATGGAACATTGTCCAGTGTTGGCAGAGTTATTTTTACGTCACAGATGGATACCCTGTTTACCCTTGTTTTGTTCCTGATGGTGACCAAATTGTGAGTAAGACCTACATGACACGAGTCGAAAATGAAAACACAAGGCTTAGACATTATTTGGCTCGTCTTCATCGTAAAACTTTATGTTATTCCAAAACCGAGGAAATGCTGAGATACTCTGTTCGATTGTTATTGCACTACCTCAAATATCGTTCTGTTCCCTTACCTGCCTAA
- a CDS encoding ABC transporter permease — translation MNFNDFFLIKYAPEIWERTLEHLLLVAIAIAIAIAIGIPLGILITRQKSLRQPILGVANIFQTIPSLALFGLLIPVPFIGGIGANPAIFALALYSLLPIIRNTYTGITGVDAAIREAGRGMGMTDRQLLLQVEIPLAMGVILAGVRVAMVISIGVATVAAAIGAGGLGELIFRGISTVNNQLILAGAIPAAIIALLADLGIGWLEKRLHF, via the coding sequence ATGAACTTCAATGACTTTTTTTTAATTAAATATGCACCAGAAATTTGGGAACGTACTTTAGAACACTTATTATTAGTGGCGATCGCCATTGCCATTGCGATCGCGATCGGTATACCACTAGGGATATTAATCACCCGCCAAAAATCTCTGCGTCAACCGATTTTGGGTGTTGCCAATATTTTCCAAACTATTCCCAGCTTGGCATTATTTGGCTTACTCATCCCTGTACCGTTCATTGGTGGTATTGGTGCTAACCCTGCTATTTTTGCCTTGGCTTTATATTCTTTGCTACCAATAATTCGCAATACTTACACTGGTATTACTGGCGTTGATGCAGCGATTCGAGAAGCAGGGCGCGGTATGGGAATGACAGATAGACAGTTGTTGTTACAGGTAGAGATTCCTTTGGCAATGGGGGTAATTTTAGCTGGAGTACGAGTAGCAATGGTCATCAGTATAGGTGTTGCCACTGTTGCTGCTGCTATTGGTGCGGGTGGTTTGGGTGAGTTGATTTTTCGCGGTATCAGTACAGTCAATAATCAATTGATCTTAGCAGGTGCAATTCCGGCAGCAATCATCGCTTTACTTGCCGATTTGGGTATAGGGTGGTTGGAGAAAAGATTGCACTTTTAA
- a CDS encoding helix-turn-helix transcriptional regulator — translation MPIQNRVKSFLEARDLSAYQFIKDTGIAPATGYKLAKKSSYLPSVRVLEVICDTYKVQPSELLEWVEEQKDPTDREQEIENEEEDDEDM, via the coding sequence ATGCCTATACAAAATCGAGTCAAAAGCTTCTTAGAAGCCAGAGATTTATCTGCATACCAGTTCATTAAAGATACTGGTATAGCTCCTGCTACTGGTTATAAGTTGGCTAAAAAGTCTAGCTACTTGCCTTCTGTCCGTGTTCTAGAAGTTATTTGTGACACATACAAAGTTCAACCGAGCGAACTTTTAGAATGGGTAGAAGAACAAAAAGACCCTACGGATAGAGAACAGGAAATAGAGAATGAGGAAGAGGATGATGAGGATATGTAA
- a CDS encoding B12-binding domain-containing radical SAM protein: protein MRVLLVYPVFPKTFWSYEKILALVNRKVLLPPLGLVTVAAILPQEWEFKLVDRNIRPVTEAEWAWADLVIFSAMIVQKQDLLEQIREAKKRGKLVAVGGPYPTSTPSEPKAAGADFLILDEGEITLPMFVQAIQRGETSGTLRATEKPDVTSTPIPRFDLLDFDAYDMMSIQFSRGCPFQCEFCDIIVLYGRKPRTKTPAQLLAELDYLYELGWRRGVFMVDDNFIGNKRNVKLLLKELKVWMQQHNYPFRFDTEASVDLAQDPELMELMVESGFAAVFLGIETPDEESLQLTKKFQNTRSSLVESVQTIIKAGLRPMAGFIIGFDGEKAGAGDRIVRFAEQAAIPSTTFAMLQALPDTALWHRLKKEGRLRENKDGNINQTTLMNFIPTRPLEEIAREYVEAFCALYDPVRYLDRTYRCFLMMGTPKWKAPFKMPEWVVVKALLIVIWRQGIKRETRWKFWHHLFSIIKHNPGVAEHYLATCAHNEHFLEYRQIVRDQIESQLAEYLAQGAEKPYVPKQEKTEVLAG, encoded by the coding sequence ATGCGAGTTTTACTCGTCTATCCGGTATTTCCCAAAACCTTTTGGTCATACGAAAAGATATTGGCATTAGTAAATCGAAAAGTTTTGCTACCGCCCTTGGGCTTAGTAACTGTAGCAGCGATTTTGCCCCAGGAATGGGAATTTAAATTAGTAGATCGCAACATTCGTCCCGTTACAGAAGCAGAATGGGCTTGGGCAGATTTAGTCATCTTCTCGGCAATGATTGTGCAAAAACAAGATTTGCTCGAGCAAATTCGGGAAGCAAAAAAACGTGGTAAGTTAGTTGCAGTCGGCGGTCCCTATCCCACTTCTACACCTAGCGAACCAAAGGCAGCTGGTGCAGATTTTCTCATTCTGGATGAAGGAGAAATTACCCTACCGATGTTTGTCCAAGCAATTCAACGGGGAGAAACATCTGGTACTTTGCGCGCTACAGAAAAACCAGATGTCACCTCAACCCCCATACCCCGCTTTGATTTGCTAGATTTTGATGCCTACGACATGATGTCAATTCAATTTTCGCGCGGTTGTCCCTTCCAGTGCGAATTTTGTGACATTATTGTTCTTTATGGTCGCAAACCCCGTACCAAAACTCCCGCTCAACTATTAGCAGAATTAGATTACCTCTATGAATTAGGTTGGCGACGGGGTGTTTTCATGGTAGATGATAACTTTATCGGCAACAAACGCAATGTGAAGTTGTTGCTCAAAGAGTTAAAAGTTTGGATGCAGCAACATAATTATCCCTTCCGCTTTGATACCGAAGCATCCGTTGATTTAGCCCAAGATCCAGAATTAATGGAATTAATGGTAGAGTCTGGTTTTGCGGCGGTGTTCTTGGGAATCGAAACACCAGATGAAGAAAGTCTGCAATTGACGAAAAAATTTCAAAATACCCGCAGTTCCCTAGTTGAATCTGTGCAAACCATCATCAAAGCCGGGTTGCGACCAATGGCTGGATTTATTATTGGTTTTGATGGCGAAAAAGCAGGTGCAGGCGATCGCATTGTCCGTTTTGCCGAACAAGCAGCAATTCCTTCCACCACCTTTGCCATGTTACAAGCGCTACCAGATACCGCCTTATGGCATCGCCTCAAAAAAGAAGGACGATTACGGGAAAACAAAGACGGTAACATCAATCAAACCACTTTAATGAACTTTATCCCTACCCGTCCTCTGGAAGAAATTGCCAGAGAATATGTTGAAGCGTTTTGTGCTTTATATGACCCAGTGAGATATTTAGACCGCACCTATCGTTGTTTTCTAATGATGGGTACGCCGAAATGGAAAGCACCCTTCAAAATGCCAGAGTGGGTAGTTGTCAAAGCCTTATTAATTGTAATTTGGCGACAAGGAATCAAACGGGAAACTCGCTGGAAATTCTGGCATCATCTCTTTAGCATTATTAAGCATAACCCTGGTGTTGCCGAACATTACCTGGCTACCTGCGCACACAACGAACATTTTCTCGAGTATCGCCAAATTGTTCGTGATCAAATTGAATCCCAATTGGCAGAATATCTCGCCCAAGGTGCAGAAAAGCCCTATGTACCAAAACAAGAAAAAACAGAAGTGCTAGCTGGTTAG
- a CDS encoding aminodeoxychorismate/anthranilate synthase component II, with protein sequence MLIVIDNYDSFTYNLVQYLGELAVEFPVAAQIKVFRNDKITLDEVKALKPDGVVISPGPGRPDDAGISLDLIEKLGSDLPILGVCLGHQSIGQVFGGRIVSAPELMHGKTSQVSHTGVGVFQGLENPIIATRYHSLVIDRDTCPDVLEITAWVEDGTIMGVRHRNYPHIEGVQFHPESVLTSSGKQLLRNFLCKLQTKQESN encoded by the coding sequence GTGCTTATCGTTATTGACAATTACGACAGCTTTACCTATAACTTAGTGCAGTATTTGGGAGAACTGGCAGTAGAATTCCCTGTAGCGGCACAGATCAAAGTTTTTCGTAACGATAAGATTACCCTAGATGAGGTTAAAGCTTTAAAGCCTGATGGTGTGGTAATTTCTCCCGGTCCTGGTCGCCCAGATGATGCGGGTATTTCTCTAGATTTAATAGAGAAACTTGGATCTGACTTACCAATTTTAGGGGTTTGTTTGGGTCATCAAAGTATTGGTCAAGTGTTCGGTGGTAGGATTGTTTCGGCACCAGAGTTGATGCACGGCAAAACTTCCCAAGTGTCTCACACAGGGGTTGGTGTTTTCCAAGGATTAGAAAACCCAATTATTGCTACCCGGTATCATAGTTTGGTAATCGATCGCGACACTTGTCCAGATGTGTTAGAAATCACGGCTTGGGTGGAAGATGGCACAATTATGGGGGTACGACACAGGAACTATCCCCACATAGAAGGCGTCCAATTTCATCCAGAGAGTGTTCTGACATCTTCAGGCAAGCAGTTACTGCGAAACTTTCTTTGCAAATTACAGACGAAACAAGAGAGTAATTAA